CGGCCGGACTCCGCGCGCGGGCTCTACGAAATGGTCCTCCAACGGGATCCGGATGGTGAATACGCGCCGCAGGCGCTTTATGCATTGGGCTGGCTTGCAGAGACGCATTTCGACGATCCGGACACCGCCCTCGACCGCTACCGCGAAATCGTGGAACGCCATCCCCGGTCTGAACAGGCGAATTCCGTTCGCGACAAGATCCGCCTCATGGAGGAACTGCTTCCTGCCACGAACGCGGACCCGGATCTGGCCCCGGCACCGGCTCCAGACCCGGCCTCGGCCCCGGCTCCGGACAAATGATGCGTTGACATCCGGGCCGGCCGGCTGTATTGTAGTGGAGCATGTCCACCATCCCCATCTGCCAGTACGACGCCGAGATCCTCACCAACCGTGAAATCGGTCCCGGCCTGTACTGGATCGACCTGCTGGCACCCGAAATCACACGACACGCCCTGCCCGGTCACTTCGTACACCTGATCGCTTCCGATGTCTCGGAGAACAGCAGCAGGCAGACCTGGCTCCGTCACACCCCTTTGCTCAGGCGTCCTTTCAGCATAGCCGAACGGGATCCGGAACGCGGCGTTTTCGGGCTCATATACCGGATCGTCGGCGGCGGCACCGAGATCCTGGCGACGCGCCGCCGCGGAGAACGGGTCGACGTGCTCGGCCCCCTTGGGAGGACTTTCGAACCCGTCCGTGCGGGACGGCCGGTGATCATGATCGCCGGGGGCGTCGGCGTGGCGCCCTTTCTCTCCCTGGTCCAGGAGACGGCAAGGGATGGACGGGCGCGGCCGGCGGACATGACGGTACTCTTCGGCGCAGCAACGGCGGGTCTCTTGAGCGGTGAAGAGAA
This region of Gemmatimonadota bacterium genomic DNA includes:
- a CDS encoding dihydroorotate dehydrogenase electron transfer subunit, encoding MSTIPICQYDAEILTNREIGPGLYWIDLLAPEITRHALPGHFVHLIASDVSENSSRQTWLRHTPLLRRPFSIAERDPERGVFGLIYRIVGGGTEILATRRRGERVDVLGPLGRTFEPVRAGRPVIMIAGGVGVAPFLSLVQETARDGRARPADMTVLFGAATAGLLSGEEKFREYGVDARLATDDGTTGHHGLVTDLLERELASSPRRCAYLYACGPTPMMRRCQEIAREAGIDGQVSLEGIMPCGVGVCMACVVACADPDT